Proteins from one Bacteroides zhangwenhongii genomic window:
- a CDS encoding PEP/pyruvate-binding domain-containing protein — protein MLSKYKLNQLYFKDTQFANLMTRRIFNVLLIANPYDAFMLEDDGRIDEKIFNEYTSLSLRYPPRFSQVSTEEEALAQLESMSFDLVICMPSTGDNDSFDIGRHIKEKYEHIPIVILTPFSHGITKRIINEDLSAFEYVFCWLGNTDLLVSIIKLMEDKMNLEHDVQEVGVQLILVVEDGIRFYSSILPNLYKFVLKQSQEFSTEALNAHQRTLRMRGRPKIVLARTYQEAMNIYRKYQNNILGVITDVRFPKVERGEKDGLAGIKLCAEIRKNDPFVPLIIQSSESENASYAAKYGASFIDKNSKKMDVDLRRIVSDNFGFGDFVFRNPETGEEIARVRNLKELQNILFAVPAESFLYHISRNHVSRWLYSRAMFPVAEFLKPITWSSLQDVDAHRRIIFEAIVKYRKMKNQGVVAVFKRDRFDRYSNFARIGDGSLGGKGRGLAFIDNMVKRHPEFDEFENARVAIPKTVVLCTDVFDEFMDTNNLYQIALSDADDDLILRYFLKAKLPDRLVEDFFTFFDVVKSPIAIRSSSLLEDSHYQPFAGIYNTYMIPYLDDRYEMLRMLSDAIKGVYASVYFRDSKAYMQATSNVIDQEKMAVILQEVVGNQYGERYYPSMSGVARSLNYYPLGDEKAEEGTVNLALGLGKYIVDGGMTLRFSPYHPNQVLQTSEMEIALKETQTRFYALDLKNAGHDFSIDDGFNLLKLHVKEAENDGALQYIASTYDPYDQIIRDGLYPGGRKVITFANILQHDVFPLARILQLVLKYGEQEMRRPVEIEFAATLSRDQDKTGTFYLLQIRPIVDSKEMLDEDLNDIPDDEVILRSYNSLGHGIMNEIQDVVYVKTDGYSASNNQAIAWEIEKINQQFLNEGKNYVLVGPGRWGSSDTWLGIPVKWPHISAARVIVEAGLTNYRVDPSQGTHFFQNLTSFGVGYFTINAFMNDGVYNQEFLNAQPAVEETKFLRHVRFEKPIVVKMDGKKKLGVVLMPGV, from the coding sequence ATGCTTAGTAAATATAAATTAAACCAGCTTTACTTCAAAGATACCCAGTTCGCCAATTTGATGACCCGGCGAATTTTCAACGTGCTGCTGATAGCCAATCCGTACGACGCTTTCATGCTCGAAGATGACGGACGTATCGATGAGAAGATTTTTAATGAATATACTTCGCTCTCTCTGCGTTATCCGCCCCGTTTCTCGCAGGTGTCTACCGAAGAGGAGGCATTGGCGCAGTTGGAAAGTATGTCATTCGACCTGGTGATTTGTATGCCGAGTACGGGAGATAATGACAGTTTCGACATCGGACGGCATATCAAGGAGAAATATGAACACATTCCTATCGTCATTCTGACTCCTTTCAGTCACGGTATTACCAAACGGATTATCAATGAGGATCTGAGTGCTTTCGAGTACGTTTTCTGCTGGCTGGGCAATACCGATTTGCTGGTTTCTATCATTAAGCTGATGGAGGACAAGATGAATCTGGAGCATGACGTGCAGGAGGTAGGAGTACAGTTGATACTTGTTGTGGAAGACGGCATTCGCTTCTATTCTTCCATTCTTCCCAATCTGTATAAGTTCGTGTTGAAGCAGAGTCAGGAGTTCTCTACAGAGGCTCTGAATGCGCACCAGCGTACGCTTCGTATGCGCGGACGGCCTAAAATCGTGTTGGCGCGTACGTATCAGGAGGCAATGAATATTTACCGTAAGTATCAGAATAATATATTGGGGGTGATCACGGATGTACGTTTCCCGAAGGTGGAGCGGGGAGAGAAAGACGGTCTGGCGGGTATCAAGCTGTGTGCCGAGATACGTAAGAATGATCCGTTCGTACCCTTGATTATCCAGTCGTCCGAGTCGGAGAATGCTTCCTATGCGGCAAAATACGGCGCCAGCTTTATTGACAAGAATTCCAAGAAGATGGATGTCGACCTGCGCCGTATCGTTTCCGATAACTTCGGTTTCGGTGATTTTGTTTTCCGTAATCCGGAGACGGGGGAGGAGATTGCCCGTGTACGGAATCTGAAAGAGTTGCAGAATATCCTGTTTGCCGTTCCTGCGGAATCATTCTTATATCACATTAGCCGTAATCATGTGTCCCGCTGGCTTTATTCGCGGGCTATGTTTCCCGTGGCGGAGTTCTTGAAACCGATTACATGGAGCAGTCTTCAGGATGTGGACGCCCATCGCCGTATCATTTTTGAGGCGATCGTGAAATATCGCAAGATGAAGAATCAGGGAGTCGTTGCCGTCTTTAAACGGGACCGTTTCGACCGTTATTCCAATTTCGCGCGTATCGGTGACGGTTCGCTCGGAGGTAAAGGGCGCGGACTGGCTTTCATAGATAACATGGTGAAGCGTCATCCGGAGTTTGATGAGTTTGAGAATGCACGGGTAGCCATTCCCAAGACGGTGGTGCTTTGTACGGATGTGTTCGATGAGTTTATGGACACGAACAATCTGTATCAGATTGCCCTTTCGGATGCGGATGATGATTTGATTCTGAGGTATTTCCTGAAAGCGAAGTTGCCGGACCGGTTGGTGGAAGACTTCTTTACTTTCTTTGATGTGGTGAAGTCACCGATTGCCATCCGTTCTTCTTCTCTGTTGGAAGACTCCCATTATCAGCCGTTTGCGGGGATTTACAATACGTATATGATTCCTTATCTGGACGACCGCTATGAGATGCTGCGTATGCTTTCCGATGCCATCAAGGGAGTGTATGCTTCGGTATACTTCCGTGACAGCAAGGCTTATATGCAAGCTACGTCGAACGTGATAGACCAGGAAAAGATGGCTGTCATTTTGCAGGAAGTCGTTGGTAACCAATACGGAGAACGTTATTATCCTTCCATGTCCGGTGTGGCACGCTCGCTCAATTATTATCCGCTAGGTGATGAAAAGGCGGAGGAAGGAACGGTGAATCTGGCTCTTGGATTGGGAAAATATATTGTGGATGGCGGTATGACGCTTCGTTTTTCTCCTTATCATCCCAATCAGGTGTTACAGACCAGCGAGATGGAAATAGCTTTGAAAGAGACTCAGACCCGTTTCTATGCGTTGGACTTGAAGAATGCAGGGCATGACTTTTCGATCGATGACGGCTTTAATCTGTTGAAACTTCATGTGAAAGAGGCGGAAAATGACGGTGCTTTGCAGTATATCGCTTCTACATACGACCCGTACGACCAGATAATCCGGGATGGCTTGTATCCGGGAGGACGCAAGGTGATCACGTTTGCTAATATCCTGCAACATGATGTTTTCCCGTTGGCTCGTATTTTGCAGTTGGTCTTGAAATACGGGGAGCAGGAGATGCGTCGTCCGGTTGAGATTGAGTTTGCGGCAACGTTAAGTCGTGATCAGGATAAGACGGGTACTTTCTATCTTTTGCAGATCCGTCCGATTGTGGATAGCAAGGAGATGCTGGATGAGGATTTGAACGATATACCGGATGATGAGGTGATTCTTCGCTCGTATAATTCGCTGGGACATGGCATTATGAACGAGATTCAGGATGTTGTCTATGTGAAGACGGACGGCTACAGTGCTTCCAATAATCAGGCTATTGCTTGGGAGATAGAAAAGATCAATCAGCAGTTCTTGAACGAGGGGAAGAACTATGTGCTTGTCGGTCCCGGACGTTGGGGAAGCAGCGACACGTGGCTGGGTATTCCGGTGAAGTGGCCGCACATCTCGGCAGCCCGTGTGATAGTGGAGGCGGGACTGACTAATTACCGCGTTGATCCCAGCCAGGGTACGCATTTCTTCCAGAATCTTACCTCGTTCGGAGTGGGTTACTTCACGATCAATGCCTTTATGAATGATGGTGTCTACAACCAAGAGTTCCTCAATGCGCAACCGGCTGTGGAAGAAACGAAGTTCCTCCGCCATGTCCGCTTTGAGAAACCGATAGTGGTCAAGATGGATGGAAAGAAGAAACTTGGGGTGGTGCTGATGCCAGGAGTGTAG
- a CDS encoding DUF4493 domain-containing protein, whose product MRKVFRVLLLMAIVLSACESEQKRSNMATGMLALNLATSQDVIDATTTRAEVGDSGEENTEEDDLVPDVGDFTIALMDGNVVKTSWDKFSEFPKYAVVPVGTYTLKAYCGNPEKEGFESPYYEGTQEITVEDDETVEASITCYLTNVKLSVEYTDAFKKYFSDYSTVIQSDGGSSITFVKDEVRAAYVKPGVITIYADVVNQNGQTAKWEVGEIDEAKPREFYHIKLDVDAGSATLKISFDKTTVEKPVEIDVSDEALNIQPPFFTRSGYESGVVQDVKEGSTIFPLSTLVTARNGIKKCVLTTVSPSLLAQGWPTSVDLVNLAGETLEKLKSLGLSMRGLSTNVEKMATLDFAEVIPYLLSDDGEVSFSLVVTDKAGRVNAVDEVIKVNVQDNQFAVGTVDNVNVGLQAITIPVTLDGDISRVKFQYLKEEVLTDIDVSGVLTDGIQHQVTLALPFITSHNFLVYVTCGVRTLSVSVGVNPPVFGLEASEGDVWATKATIHVVGKDKEYMKTQPIVIEYIKSSEYETGTWVTPTQTKDGDVIEITGLPEDPLNTNKYTLRAVSGDVKAENELEITTEVAAQIPNSDFEDWTGKQVWYKTIVLSGGEKVWAFYPSATSWWSSRNDKTTQSYDGVASWFYASYPSTVPTSYDGWTAYNHLNKFGGQSLTIASHRGTSAMEISTVGHGANNWLSQESAQEDVDYRTAGSLFIGTYDRASQKETLGHTFNSRPSAVEFYYKYYSYNNESAKAYAVLYNAEKKEIARGELLISNPVDTYEKGTVSIAKTTEKAAYITVVFLSSSLDSPATLAIQGSKGAWRAGYGDSRHVGSVLTIDDVKLIY is encoded by the coding sequence ATGAGAAAAGTTTTTAGAGTATTGTTGTTGATGGCAATAGTACTGTCTGCTTGTGAAAGCGAACAAAAGCGATCCAATATGGCAACAGGTATGCTTGCTTTGAATCTGGCTACTAGTCAGGATGTCATTGACGCTACTACTACACGTGCTGAGGTCGGTGATAGTGGAGAAGAGAATACAGAGGAAGATGATTTAGTACCTGATGTTGGAGACTTTACGATTGCTTTGATGGATGGAAATGTCGTTAAAACTTCGTGGGATAAGTTTAGCGAGTTTCCTAAATATGCTGTTGTTCCGGTGGGGACTTATACATTGAAAGCGTATTGCGGTAATCCGGAAAAAGAGGGCTTTGAATCTCCTTATTATGAGGGAACGCAAGAAATTACGGTGGAAGATGATGAGACTGTTGAAGCTAGTATCACCTGCTATTTGACGAATGTGAAACTGTCTGTGGAATACACAGATGCATTTAAAAAGTACTTTTCTGATTATTCTACTGTCATCCAGTCTGATGGCGGAAGTTCTATTACTTTTGTTAAAGATGAAGTGCGTGCGGCTTATGTGAAGCCGGGCGTTATTACTATATATGCCGATGTCGTGAATCAGAACGGGCAGACTGCCAAGTGGGAAGTTGGGGAAATTGATGAGGCCAAGCCTCGTGAGTTTTATCATATAAAATTGGATGTGGATGCGGGGAGCGCTACATTGAAGATTTCATTTGACAAAACTACTGTGGAGAAGCCGGTGGAAATAGATGTCTCTGATGAAGCATTGAACATACAACCTCCATTTTTTACTCGTTCCGGATATGAATCCGGTGTGGTGCAGGATGTGAAAGAGGGTAGTACGATTTTTCCTCTTTCTACGCTTGTTACTGCACGTAATGGGATTAAAAAGTGTGTGTTGACTACGGTGTCGCCTTCTTTACTTGCACAAGGTTGGCCGACTTCTGTAGATTTGGTCAATCTCGCCGGAGAAACATTAGAGAAATTGAAATCATTAGGCTTGTCCATGCGGGGATTGAGTACTAATGTGGAAAAGATGGCTACGTTGGATTTTGCTGAGGTAATACCCTATTTATTGAGTGATGATGGTGAAGTCTCTTTTTCTCTTGTGGTGACTGATAAGGCAGGAAGAGTCAATGCTGTTGATGAAGTCATAAAGGTGAACGTGCAGGATAATCAGTTTGCAGTAGGGACTGTGGATAATGTAAATGTCGGACTTCAAGCAATTACTATTCCTGTTACGTTGGATGGAGATATTTCCAGAGTTAAGTTCCAATATCTAAAGGAGGAAGTCTTAACGGATATAGATGTCTCTGGTGTACTTACAGACGGTATTCAACATCAAGTAACATTAGCTTTACCTTTTATAACGTCGCATAACTTCCTGGTTTATGTGACTTGCGGTGTGCGTACTTTATCTGTTTCTGTTGGAGTCAATCCTCCTGTATTTGGTCTGGAAGCTTCTGAAGGGGATGTATGGGCAACAAAAGCTACTATACATGTTGTAGGGAAAGATAAGGAGTATATGAAAACTCAACCGATTGTTATTGAGTATATTAAGTCTTCGGAGTATGAAACTGGAACATGGGTGACACCTACTCAAACAAAAGATGGTGATGTCATTGAAATAACGGGATTGCCTGAAGATCCTCTAAATACTAATAAATATACGTTGAGAGCTGTATCGGGAGATGTGAAAGCGGAAAATGAGTTGGAGATAACGACGGAAGTCGCTGCACAAATACCTAATAGTGATTTTGAGGATTGGACGGGAAAACAGGTTTGGTATAAGACTATTGTGCTCAGTGGTGGAGAAAAAGTATGGGCTTTTTATCCGAGTGCTACTAGTTGGTGGAGTTCGCGTAATGATAAAACAACTCAATCGTATGATGGAGTTGCTTCTTGGTTCTATGCATCGTATCCAAGTACAGTACCCACATCGTACGATGGTTGGACGGCTTATAATCATCTTAATAAATTTGGAGGGCAATCGTTAACAATCGCATCACATAGAGGAACGTCTGCAATGGAAATTTCGACAGTCGGTCATGGGGCTAATAATTGGCTGAGTCAAGAAAGTGCTCAAGAGGATGTAGACTATAGAACGGCAGGATCGTTGTTCATCGGTACTTATGACCGGGCATCTCAGAAAGAAACTTTGGGGCATACCTTTAATTCTCGTCCTTCCGCAGTTGAGTTTTATTATAAATATTATTCATACAATAATGAATCCGCGAAAGCTTATGCTGTGTTATATAATGCAGAGAAGAAAGAGATAGCTAGAGGAGAATTGCTTATATCGAATCCTGTGGATACTTATGAGAAAGGTACTGTTTCTATAGCTAAGACAACAGAAAAAGCTGCTTATATAACTGTTGTCTTTTTATCCAGCAGTTTGGATTCTCCTGCGACATTAGCTATTCAAGGAAGTAAAGGTGCTTGGAGGGCAGGCTATGGCGATTCTCGCCATGTCGGTAGCGTATTGACAATTGATGATGTAAAATTGATATATTAA
- a CDS encoding prolyl oligopeptidase family serine peptidase produces MKKVTLLMSGIMVMSCAPQQKKPVYPETAKVDTVDVYFGTQVPDPYRWLENDTSAATTAWVEAQNKVTNEYLSQIPFRENLLKRLTELADYEKISAPVKKHGKYYFSKNDGLQNQSVFYVQDSLDGEPRVFLDPNKLSDDGTVALTGLYFSHDGKYTAYTISRSGSDWSEIYVMDTESGKLLEDHIEWAKFTDAAWQGDGFYYSAYDAPTKGKEFSNVNENHKIYYHKIGEPQSKDKLIYQNPAYPKRFYTSGTSEDERILFLTESGAGRGNNLFIRDLKKPASPFIQLTTDLDYQYYPIEVIGDRIYIYTNYGAPKNRIMVADINHPKLEDWKELVPESEAVLSNAEVIGGKLFLTYDKDASNHAYVYDLDGKQLQEIELPSLGSVGFSGNKDDKECFFGFTSFTIPGATYKYDMDKNSYELYRAPKVQFNSDDFVTEQVFFPSKDGVKIPMFLTYKKDLKKDGKNPVFLYGYGGFGISLNPGFSSNRIPFLENGGIYAQVNLRGGSEYGEDWHVAGTKMQKQNVFDDFISAAEYLISQKYTDKDKIAIVGGSNGGLLVGACMTQRPDLFRVAIPQVGVMDMLRYHKFTIGWNWASDYGTSEDSKEMFEYLRGYSPLHNLKPGTKYPATLVTTADHDDRVVPAHSFKFAATLQADNDGTNPTLIRIDSKAGHGAGKPMAKVLEEQADIYGFIMYNLGMKPKF; encoded by the coding sequence ATGAAAAAAGTAACTTTATTAATGAGTGGAATCATGGTAATGTCATGCGCTCCCCAACAAAAAAAGCCGGTCTACCCCGAGACGGCAAAAGTAGACACTGTAGACGTGTACTTCGGTACGCAAGTTCCCGACCCTTACAGATGGTTGGAAAATGATACCAGCGCAGCTACCACCGCTTGGGTAGAAGCGCAGAACAAAGTGACAAACGAGTATCTGAGCCAAATACCTTTCCGGGAGAACCTCTTGAAACGGCTGACGGAACTGGCTGATTACGAGAAGATCAGCGCTCCTGTCAAGAAACACGGCAAATATTATTTCAGCAAGAACGACGGTTTGCAGAATCAAAGCGTGTTCTACGTACAAGATTCATTGGACGGCGAGCCTCGCGTGTTCCTCGACCCCAACAAATTGTCGGACGACGGCACAGTGGCCCTCACGGGACTTTATTTCTCACACGACGGCAAATACACCGCGTACACCATCTCGCGAAGCGGCTCCGACTGGTCTGAAATCTACGTGATGGACACCGAAAGCGGCAAGTTGCTCGAAGACCACATCGAATGGGCCAAATTCACCGACGCTGCCTGGCAGGGAGACGGATTCTATTATAGCGCTTACGATGCTCCGACCAAAGGAAAAGAGTTCTCCAACGTGAACGAGAATCATAAGATCTATTACCACAAGATCGGCGAACCCCAATCGAAAGACAAGCTGATTTACCAGAATCCGGCTTATCCGAAACGTTTCTACACCTCCGGCACCAGCGAGGATGAACGTATTCTATTCCTGACCGAATCCGGAGCCGGAAGAGGGAACAACCTGTTCATACGGGATTTGAAAAAGCCCGCCTCTCCTTTCATCCAGCTCACCACCGACCTCGATTACCAATATTACCCAATTGAAGTAATCGGCGACCGGATTTATATCTACACCAACTACGGCGCACCGAAAAACCGGATTATGGTGGCGGACATCAACCATCCGAAACTGGAAGACTGGAAAGAGCTCGTGCCCGAATCGGAAGCAGTGCTCTCCAACGCGGAAGTGATCGGTGGCAAACTGTTCCTCACATACGACAAAGACGCCTCCAATCACGCATACGTTTACGACCTCGACGGCAAGCAATTGCAGGAAATCGAACTGCCCTCACTCGGTTCGGTAGGATTCAGCGGCAACAAGGATGACAAGGAATGCTTCTTCGGATTTACCTCGTTCACCATTCCCGGCGCTACCTATAAATATGATATGGACAAGAACAGCTACGAACTGTACCGTGCCCCGAAAGTGCAGTTCAACTCGGACGACTTCGTAACGGAACAGGTGTTTTTCCCCAGCAAGGACGGTGTGAAGATTCCGATGTTCCTTACTTATAAGAAGGACTTGAAGAAAGACGGCAAAAATCCGGTATTCCTCTACGGGTACGGAGGTTTCGGTATCAGTCTCAATCCGGGCTTCAGCTCCAACCGTATCCCGTTCCTCGAAAACGGCGGTATCTATGCCCAAGTCAACCTGCGTGGCGGCAGCGAATACGGTGAGGACTGGCACGTAGCCGGAACCAAAATGCAGAAACAGAACGTGTTCGACGACTTCATCTCGGCCGCTGAATATCTCATCAGCCAGAAATACACCGATAAAGACAAGATAGCGATTGTCGGCGGTTCCAACGGCGGTCTGTTGGTAGGCGCCTGTATGACGCAGCGTCCCGACCTCTTCCGTGTAGCCATCCCGCAAGTAGGTGTGATGGATATGCTCCGCTACCACAAGTTTACCATCGGCTGGAACTGGGCCAGCGATTACGGCACCAGTGAAGACAGCAAGGAGATGTTCGAATACCTCAGAGGTTACTCTCCATTGCACAACCTGAAACCGGGCACAAAATATCCGGCAACTCTGGTAACCACTGCCGACCATGACGACCGGGTAGTCCCCGCCCACTCATTCAAGTTTGCCGCTACCCTGCAAGCCGACAATGACGGGACCAATCCGACCTTGATCCGCATCGACAGCAAAGCCGGACACGGTGCAGGCAAACCTATGGCAAAGGTACTGGAAGAGCAAGCCGACATTTACGGATTCATCATGTATAATCTGGGCATGAAACCGAAATTCTAA
- the gdhA gene encoding NADP-specific glutamate dehydrogenase, translating to MNIQKIMSSLEAKHPGESEYLQAVKEVLLSIEDIYNQHPEFEKAKIIERLVEPDRIFTFRVTWVDDKGEVQTNLGYRVQFNNAIGPYKGGIRFHASVNLSILKFLGFEQTFKNALTTLPMGGGKGGSDFSPRGKSDAEIMRFCQAFMLELWRHLGPDMDVPAGDIGVGGREVGYMFGMYKKLTREFTGTFTGKGLEFGGSLIRPEATGFGGLYFVNQMLQAKGIDIKGKTVAISGFGNVAWGAATKATELGAKVITISGPDGYVYDPDGISGEKIDYMLELRASGNDIVAPYAEKYPGATFVEGKRPWEVKADIALPCATQNELNGEDAQNLIKNDVLCVGEISNMGCTPEAIDLFIEHKKMYAPGKAVNAGGVATSGLEMSQNAMHLSWSAAEVDEKLHAIMHGIHAQCVKYGTEPDGYINYVKGANIAGFMKVAHAMMGQGVI from the coding sequence ATGAACATCCAAAAAATCATGTCCTCTCTGGAGGCAAAACATCCCGGTGAATCTGAGTATCTTCAAGCTGTCAAAGAGGTTCTTCTGTCCATTGAAGATATATACAATCAACATCCTGAATTTGAAAAAGCCAAAATCATAGAAAGACTGGTCGAACCCGACCGTATCTTTACTTTCCGTGTGACGTGGGTGGACGATAAAGGCGAAGTGCAGACCAATCTCGGCTACCGCGTACAATTCAACAACGCTATCGGCCCGTACAAAGGCGGTATCCGTTTCCATGCTTCCGTCAATCTTTCCATCCTGAAGTTTCTCGGCTTCGAACAGACTTTCAAGAACGCACTGACCACTCTGCCTATGGGTGGCGGCAAAGGCGGTTCCGACTTCTCACCACGCGGTAAGAGCGATGCTGAAATCATGCGTTTCTGCCAGGCGTTCATGCTGGAGCTGTGGCGTCATCTGGGTCCGGATATGGATGTTCCCGCCGGTGATATCGGCGTAGGCGGACGCGAAGTGGGTTATATGTTCGGTATGTACAAGAAGCTGACGCGTGAATTTACAGGAACTTTCACCGGCAAGGGATTGGAGTTCGGCGGTTCTCTGATTCGTCCCGAAGCTACCGGTTTCGGCGGTTTGTATTTCGTGAATCAGATGTTACAGGCAAAAGGAATTGATATAAAAGGTAAGACCGTCGCTATCTCCGGGTTCGGAAACGTAGCTTGGGGGGCAGCCACGAAAGCCACCGAACTGGGTGCTAAAGTGATTACAATCTCCGGACCGGACGGATACGTTTACGATCCCGACGGCATCAGTGGCGAAAAGATAGACTACATGCTGGAGCTTCGAGCTTCGGGCAATGATATAGTTGCTCCATACGCGGAAAAATATCCGGGTGCGACCTTCGTCGAGGGCAAGCGTCCGTGGGAAGTAAAAGCTGATATTGCACTTCCTTGTGCAACTCAGAATGAATTAAATGGAGAAGATGCACAAAATCTCATAAAAAATGACGTACTTTGTGTCGGAGAAATTTCCAACATGGGCTGTACGCCGGAAGCCATCGATTTATTCATCGAGCATAAAAAGATGTACGCACCGGGTAAAGCAGTCAACGCAGGCGGTGTTGCCACATCCGGACTGGAAATGTCTCAAAACGCCATGCACCTCAGCTGGAGTGCCGCAGAAGTGGATGAAAAGCTTCATGCAATCATGCACGGCATCCATGCCCAATGTGTGAAATACGGCACGGAGCCCGACGGATACATTAACTATGTGAAGGGAGCCAACATTGCCGGATTCATGAAAGTAGCCCATGCAATGATGGGACAAGGCGTCATTTGA
- a CDS encoding M24 family metallopeptidase produces the protein MLQPELKFRRDKIRSLMALQGIDAALITCNTNLIYTYGCVVSGYLYLPLHSPALLFFKRPNNITGEHSFPIRKPEQIVDLLKENGLPMPTKLMLEGDELPYTEYCRLASLFPETEVVNGTPLIRQARSVKTPVEIEMLRRSGIAHAKAYEQIPSVYRPGMTDIEFSIEIERLMRLQGCLGIFRVFGRSMEIFMGSVLTGDNAGYPSPYDFALGGQGLDPALPGGANKTPLKEGQSVMVDLGGNFNGYMGDMSRVFSIGKLPEEAYAAHQVCLDIQEKIASIARPGVACEQLYDTAIQIATEAGFRDKFMGTNQQAKFIGHGIGLEINEAPVLAPRMKQELEPGMVFALEPKIVLPGVGPVGIENSWVVTNEGIEKLTNCREEIIELS, from the coding sequence ATGCTACAACCCGAATTAAAATTCCGTCGCGATAAGATTCGCAGTCTGATGGCGTTGCAGGGCATTGACGCTGCGCTCATTACTTGTAATACAAATCTGATTTATACATACGGCTGCGTTGTCAGCGGTTACCTTTATCTTCCGCTCCATTCACCCGCATTGTTGTTTTTCAAACGTCCCAATAATATCACAGGCGAACATTCGTTCCCTATCCGCAAACCGGAACAGATTGTCGATCTGCTGAAAGAAAACGGATTGCCCATGCCGACCAAGCTGATGTTGGAGGGCGACGAACTTCCTTACACGGAATATTGCCGTCTGGCAAGTCTTTTCCCCGAAACCGAAGTGGTGAACGGCACTCCGCTGATCCGTCAGGCGCGTAGTGTGAAGACACCGGTTGAAATCGAAATGTTACGCCGTTCGGGCATTGCCCATGCGAAAGCTTACGAACAGATTCCGAGCGTATACCGTCCGGGAATGACGGATATAGAATTCTCTATCGAGATAGAACGTCTGATGCGCCTGCAAGGGTGTCTGGGCATTTTCCGGGTGTTCGGACGCAGCATGGAAATCTTCATGGGCAGCGTACTCACGGGAGACAACGCCGGATATCCTTCTCCATACGACTTCGCACTGGGCGGACAAGGTCTCGACCCTGCCCTGCCGGGAGGAGCCAACAAGACTCCGTTGAAAGAAGGACAAAGCGTCATGGTCGATTTAGGAGGCAACTTCAACGGATATATGGGCGACATGAGCCGGGTGTTCTCTATCGGGAAACTGCCGGAAGAAGCTTATGCGGCACATCAGGTCTGTCTGGATATTCAGGAAAAGATAGCTTCCATTGCCCGTCCGGGTGTTGCCTGCGAGCAACTGTATGACACCGCCATCCAAATAGCGACGGAAGCCGGATTCAGAGACAAATTCATGGGAACCAACCAGCAAGCGAAGTTTATCGGCCACGGCATCGGCCTCGAAATCAACGAAGCTCCCGTACTGGCCCCCCGCATGAAGCAGGAACTCGAACCGGGCATGGTGTTTGCCCTCGAACCGAAAATCGTACTTCCGGGAGTAGGTCCTGTAGGTATAGAAAACTCTTGGGTGGTGACGAACGAAGGCATCGAGAAACTGACGAACTGCCGTGAAGAAATCATTGAGCTGAGTTAA